In uncultured Bacteroides sp., one genomic interval encodes:
- a CDS encoding BamA/TamA family outer membrane protein: MRKLLYLSLLFLTACSTTRNLPEDETLYTGMKKTVVENRDASKAGDEALEEVYAALAVPPNNALFGSSSVRVPLPFGLWMYNAFKKSEKGLGRWMFNRFASEPVLISTVNPDVRVKVARNLLRDYGYFNGQVAYEVIPTKKRQAKIKYKVDMQQPYLLDSIFYSHYSARTDSLLHRHIVDKILHPGDHFSVLKLDEERQRLSTLLRNAGYYYFRPEFIAFLADTARLSGRVSLKINPKADLPELVLRPWKMGNRSVALSGINGEPPTDSLLYKDLMIYYQGKLRVRPVVLYNRFRLMPGETYSQIKQLRTQENINRLGIFKYADLQFTPRDTTQGNNVLDVQMNAAYDLPLDGELELNLTSKSNDQVGPGAAFSVTRRNLFGGGENLTVKLKGSYEWQTNSPVDGSSSVINSYELGASTALVIPRIVLPGMGYKELTYPATTTFRLYADQMNRARFFKLLAFGGNATYDFQSSRVSRHSITPFKLTFNVLQSTTQRFDSVTNANPALYLSLKNQFIPAMNYTYTYDDAGVKSKRNHVWWETSITSAGNITSGIYQLFGRSFNEEKKLLGNPFAQFLKLSSEVRYNYKITARQSLVARVSGGILYAYGNSEVAPYNEQFYIGGANSLRAFTIRSLGPGSYRPDAEDTYSYMDQTGNLKFEANVEYRFNLLGNLNAAIFLDAGNIWLLKDDIARPGGKFGLSKLGKEIALGTGAGLRYDLSFLVIRLDAGIGLHAPYETSKSGYYNIPSFKDGLGLHLAIGYPF; encoded by the coding sequence ATGAGGAAACTACTTTATTTGTCATTGTTGTTCTTAACTGCTTGTTCAACCACTCGTAATTTACCGGAGGATGAAACTCTATATACGGGTATGAAGAAAACAGTAGTGGAGAATCGTGATGCTTCGAAGGCTGGTGATGAGGCTCTTGAAGAAGTGTATGCTGCATTGGCCGTTCCTCCCAATAATGCTCTTTTTGGAAGTTCGTCTGTAAGGGTTCCTCTTCCTTTCGGATTGTGGATGTATAATGCATTTAAAAAGAGTGAGAAGGGATTGGGACGCTGGATGTTTAATCGTTTTGCCTCGGAACCTGTGCTCATTTCGACAGTGAATCCGGATGTCCGGGTTAAAGTTGCCCGAAATTTGCTGCGTGACTATGGATATTTCAACGGACAAGTAGCTTACGAAGTAATTCCCACCAAAAAACGTCAGGCTAAAATAAAATATAAAGTAGACATGCAGCAACCTTATTTGCTGGACTCTATTTTTTATTCTCATTATAGTGCACGTACTGATAGCTTGTTACATCGACATATTGTTGATAAAATACTCCATCCTGGCGATCATTTCAGTGTTTTGAAGCTAGATGAGGAACGTCAGCGGTTGAGCACTTTACTACGCAATGCCGGTTATTACTATTTTCGTCCGGAATTTATAGCTTTTTTGGCAGATACAGCTAGGTTATCTGGCCGCGTAAGCCTTAAAATTAATCCGAAAGCAGATTTACCTGAACTTGTTCTTCGTCCCTGGAAGATGGGAAATAGATCGGTTGCTTTGAGTGGAATAAACGGAGAACCGCCTACTGATTCTTTGCTTTATAAAGACCTGATGATATATTATCAAGGTAAATTACGTGTCCGACCTGTTGTACTTTATAATCGTTTTCGTTTAATGCCGGGAGAAACCTATTCACAGATAAAGCAATTGCGGACACAGGAAAATATAAACCGTCTGGGTATTTTTAAGTATGCCGATTTACAGTTCACTCCCCGTGATACAACTCAGGGAAATAATGTACTTGATGTACAGATGAATGCCGCCTATGATCTTCCTCTTGACGGAGAACTGGAACTGAATTTAACTTCCAAGTCCAATGATCAGGTAGGACCCGGAGCAGCATTCTCTGTTACAAGACGAAACCTCTTTGGGGGAGGTGAGAATTTGACTGTAAAACTCAAAGGCAGTTATGAATGGCAGACCAATTCTCCGGTAGATGGAAGTAGTTCTGTTATTAACTCTTATGAGCTTGGTGCGTCGACTGCACTTGTTATTCCAAGGATAGTACTGCCAGGAATGGGGTATAAAGAGTTAACTTATCCGGCAACTACCACATTCAGACTGTATGCCGATCAAATGAACCGTGCACGTTTTTTCAAGTTGTTGGCTTTCGGTGGGAATGCAACGTATGATTTTCAGTCTTCGAGAGTAAGCCGTCACTCCATAACGCCGTTCAAACTGACTTTTAATGTGCTTCAAAGTACAACGCAGCGCTTTGATTCTGTTACGAATGCCAATCCTGCCTTGTATCTCAGTCTGAAGAATCAGTTTATTCCGGCAATGAATTATACCTATACCTACGATGATGCGGGTGTGAAAAGCAAAAGGAATCATGTTTGGTGGGAAACGTCCATTACCTCTGCCGGAAATATAACATCTGGCATATACCAGTTATTTGGAAGAAGCTTCAATGAAGAAAAGAAACTTCTGGGAAATCCTTTTGCACAGTTCCTGAAACTAAGTTCTGAAGTGAGATATAACTATAAAATTACTGCACGGCAGTCTTTGGTTGCCCGGGTAAGCGGAGGAATTCTTTATGCTTACGGCAACTCGGAAGTTGCACCGTATAATGAACAATTCTATATAGGAGGAGCAAATAGTTTACGTGCATTTACTATCCGTTCACTGGGACCGGGAAGTTACAGACCGGACGCTGAAGATACTTATTCTTATATGGATCAGACTGGCAATTTAAAATTTGAAGCCAATGTAGAATATCGTTTCAATCTGCTGGGAAACCTTAATGCTGCTATCTTTTTAGATGCCGGAAATATATGGTTACTGAAAGATGATATAGCTCGTCCTGGTGGGAAATTTGGTTTGTCAAAACTAGGAAAGGAAATTGCTTTAGGTACCGGTGCCGGATTACGCTATGATCTCTCGTTTCTGGTCATCCGTTTGGATGCAGGAATCGGACTACATGCTCCTTATGAAACTTCAAAATCAGGCTATTACAATATCCCTTCTTTTAAAGATGGACTAGGTCTTCACTTGGCAATCGGCTATCCATTCTAG
- a CDS encoding nucleotidyltransferase — protein MKPTLFVLAAGMGSRYGGLKQLDGLGPNGETIMDYSIYDAIRGGFGKLVFVIRESFEKDFREKIIKKYEDHIPVELVFQNISDLPAGFTCPEGREKPWGTNHAVLMGKNVINEPFAVINADDFYGKDSFAVLGKALSEMEGKKNEYCMVGYRVGNTLSESGSVARGVCATDENGNLTTVVERTAIERIDGKVQFKDENGEMVAIEDNTPVSMNMWGFTPDYFKYSEDFFIEFLKENINNLKCEYFIPLMVNELINNGTASVKVLDTTSKWFGVTYADDRQSVVDKIQALVDAGEYPAKLF, from the coding sequence ATGAAACCAACTTTATTTGTACTTGCTGCCGGAATGGGCAGTCGTTATGGCGGTCTTAAGCAATTAGACGGTCTGGGCCCTAACGGTGAAACTATCATGGACTATTCAATTTACGATGCAATCCGCGGAGGATTTGGTAAATTGGTATTTGTAATCCGTGAAAGCTTTGAAAAAGACTTCCGTGAAAAGATTATCAAAAAATATGAAGATCATATTCCTGTAGAATTGGTATTCCAGAATATTAGCGATCTGCCAGCAGGATTTACTTGTCCTGAAGGAAGAGAAAAACCATGGGGAACTAACCATGCTGTATTGATGGGTAAGAATGTTATCAACGAACCTTTTGCTGTAATCAATGCTGATGACTTCTACGGAAAAGATAGCTTTGCTGTTTTAGGTAAGGCTCTTTCTGAAATGGAAGGAAAGAAGAATGAATATTGCATGGTAGGCTACCGTGTAGGTAACACTCTTTCTGAAAGTGGTAGCGTAGCACGTGGCGTTTGTGCAACAGACGAAAATGGTAACCTTACTACTGTAGTAGAACGTACAGCTATTGAACGTATTGATGGTAAAGTTCAGTTCAAAGATGAAAACGGAGAAATGGTAGCTATCGAAGATAATACTCCTGTTTCAATGAATATGTGGGGATTCACTCCTGACTATTTCAAATATTCAGAAGATTTCTTCATTGAATTCCTGAAAGAAAACATTAACAACCTGAAATGTGAATACTTTATTCCTTTGATGGTTAATGAACTTATCAACAATGGTACTGCAAGTGTGAAAGTACTTGATACTACATCAAAATGGTTTGGTGTAACTTATGCTGATGATCGTCAGTCGGTAGTTGACAAAATCCAGGCATTGGTTGATGCAGGTGAATATCCTGCTAAATTGTTCTAA
- a CDS encoding DUF6769 family protein, with protein MKKRKYIGMFLLMVSMLVLIVPVLPHHHHYDDDICFHHDNDTSTPAHHQSNPDCEGYCITNLHFSVQHHDNTVAQPYYSHVITLFSNAFLQSLLPPDLEAFDRLFYYVESLHGAGVSRTISLRAPPAL; from the coding sequence ATGAAAAAGAGAAAATATATCGGTATGTTTTTATTAATGGTCAGCATGCTTGTGCTGATTGTGCCGGTATTGCCCCATCATCACCATTATGATGATGATATTTGTTTTCATCACGATAATGATACTTCAACACCTGCTCATCATCAATCAAATCCTGATTGTGAAGGCTATTGTATCACTAATCTTCATTTTTCTGTTCAACATCATGATAATACGGTTGCACAACCTTATTATTCCCATGTTATTACATTATTTTCTAACGCTTTTTTGCAATCATTGCTTCCTCCTGATCTGGAAGCATTTGACCGTCTCTTCTATTATGTAGAATCTCTTCACGGTGCTGGTGTTTCCCGTACTATAAGCCTTCGTGCGCCTCCTGCTCTTTAA
- a CDS encoding ABC-F family ATP-binding cassette domain-containing protein has translation MVSVEGLKVEFNAKALFDDVSYVINKKDRIGLTGKNGAGKSTMLKILAGLQTPTAGTVSAPKDVTIGYLPQVMILSDNYTVMEEAEQAFGHIKELQEDIQRMNQELADRTDYESESYHKLIDRFTHENERFLMMGGTNYQAEIERTLAGLGFSREDLLRPTSEFSGGWRMRIELAKLLLRRPDVLLLDEPTNHLDIESIQWLENFLATRCNAVVLVSHDRAFLDGVTTRTIEINCGKIYDYKVPYSRYVELRIERREQQMRAYENQQKQIQDTEDFIERFRYKATKAVQVQSRIKQLDKIVRLEIDDEDNSSLRLKFPPAARSGNYPIITEDLKKAYGNHVVYHDVNLTINRGEKVAFVGKNGEGKSTLVKCIMGETDYEGKLTIGHNVQIGYFAQNQAQMLDESLTVFDTIDYVATGDIRTKIRDILGAFMFGGEASDKKVKVLSGGERTRLAMIKLLLEPVNLLILDEPTNHLDLRTKDVLKDAIKDFDGTVIIVSHDREFLDGLVTKVYEFGGGVVKEHLGGIYDFLQKKKMDSLNDLQRKPELSASPTAQNSESETVSENKLSYEAQKELNKKLRKLEKQVSDCEKKIENLEDKISAVELKMATPEGASDMDLYAEHQKLKQDMDHVVEEWESASIELEEAKGE, from the coding sequence ATGGTTTCAGTTGAAGGATTAAAAGTCGAGTTTAATGCCAAAGCACTTTTCGACGATGTATCGTATGTTATAAATAAGAAGGACCGCATTGGTCTGACTGGGAAAAATGGTGCAGGTAAATCTACCATGTTAAAGATTCTGGCCGGGTTGCAGACTCCTACGGCTGGTACTGTTTCTGCGCCTAAAGATGTGACTATTGGTTATCTTCCTCAGGTGATGATCCTGAGTGATAATTATACGGTGATGGAAGAAGCTGAGCAGGCATTTGGACATATCAAAGAATTGCAGGAAGATATTCAGCGGATGAATCAGGAATTAGCGGACAGAACCGATTACGAGTCTGAAAGTTACCATAAACTGATTGACCGCTTTACTCATGAGAATGAGCGCTTCCTGATGATGGGGGGTACTAATTATCAGGCTGAAATTGAACGTACACTTGCCGGATTAGGTTTTAGCCGGGAGGATTTGTTGCGTCCAACTTCGGAATTTAGCGGAGGATGGCGTATGCGTATCGAACTTGCGAAATTACTACTGAGAAGACCGGATGTCCTTTTACTTGATGAGCCTACTAACCACCTGGATATTGAGAGTATTCAGTGGTTGGAGAACTTCCTCGCTACTCGTTGCAATGCGGTGGTATTGGTATCTCACGACCGTGCTTTTCTGGATGGAGTAACTACCCGTACTATTGAGATTAATTGCGGTAAAATATATGACTACAAGGTTCCTTATTCACGTTATGTGGAACTTCGGATAGAACGAAGAGAACAACAAATGCGTGCTTATGAGAATCAACAGAAACAGATTCAGGATACGGAAGATTTTATTGAACGTTTCCGTTATAAAGCTACAAAAGCTGTGCAGGTGCAAAGCCGTATCAAACAATTAGACAAGATTGTTCGCCTTGAAATAGATGATGAAGATAACTCTTCGTTGAGGCTTAAATTTCCACCTGCTGCCCGTTCTGGTAACTATCCTATTATTACTGAGGACTTGAAGAAAGCTTATGGCAACCATGTGGTTTATCATGATGTGAACCTCACAATCAATAGAGGAGAAAAAGTTGCTTTTGTTGGAAAGAACGGTGAGGGTAAATCTACCTTGGTTAAATGTATCATGGGAGAGACTGACTATGAAGGTAAACTAACCATTGGTCACAACGTGCAGATTGGCTACTTTGCTCAGAACCAAGCTCAAATGCTTGACGAAAGTCTTACTGTTTTTGATACTATTGATTATGTGGCAACTGGAGATATTCGTACTAAAATTCGTGATATTCTGGGTGCTTTCATGTTTGGTGGTGAGGCTTCCGACAAAAAGGTTAAGGTTCTCTCCGGCGGTGAACGTACTCGTTTGGCTATGATTAAGCTATTGCTCGAACCTGTTAATCTGCTTATTCTCGATGAGCCTACCAATCACCTTGACTTACGAACAAAAGATGTGCTTAAGGATGCTATCAAGGATTTTGATGGAACAGTGATTATTGTTTCTCACGACCGTGAATTCCTCGATGGTCTTGTTACAAAGGTTTATGAATTTGGTGGCGGGGTAGTCAAGGAACATTTGGGTGGCATTTATGATTTCCTTCAAAAGAAAAAGATGGATAGTCTAAATGATTTGCAGCGCAAGCCTGAATTATCTGCTTCTCCTACTGCTCAGAATAGCGAATCAGAAACTGTATCAGAGAATAAACTTTCTTATGAAGCACAGAAAGAACTTAATAAGAAACTGCGTAAGCTGGAAAAACAAGTCTCTGATTGTGAAAAGAAAATAGAAAATCTGGAAGATAAAATCTCGGCTGTTGAACTTAAAATGGCTACTCCTGAGGGAGCTTCGGATATGGACCTTTATGCTGAACATCAAAAACTGAAGCAGGATATGGACCATGTAGTAGAAGAATGGGAATCTGCTTCAATAGAACTTGAAGAGGCTAAAGGTGAATAA
- a CDS encoding M13 family metallopeptidase — protein sequence MKLKNYLPLVAFCVMSTGWNSEMNAQLAPGVDFNNLDKNALPGTSFYQYACGGWMEKNPLTGEYSRFGSFDKLAENNREQLKGLIEGLASTKNQPGTVAQKIGDLYNIAMDSAKLNKEGAAPIKPYLKKIASISIKGKSAIYPLIAEMRKMGLDPFFTVYVSADDMNSSMNMIHTYQSGISMGEREYYLDNDDKTKVIRDKYKLHVAKMFRLAGFDKASADKAMASVMLIETRLAKAARTKVELRDPHANYNKISVAELKKQYPSFGWDVFLTNFGLKGLKEINIGQPASIKEAVTIINTLPLKDQIAYLQWKLIDASASFLSDDIYATNFDFYSKTINGVKEMKPRWKRAVAVVDGSLGEAVGQMYTEKYFPAAAKERMVTLVKNLQVSLGQRIQNLAWMSDVTKVKAQEKLAAFTVKIGYPDKWRDYSSLQIKNDSYWENAQRANRFEHDYMISKANKPVDKSEWYMTPQTVNAYYNPTTNEICFPAGILQYPFFDMNADDAFNYGAIGVVIGHEMTHGFDDQGRQYDKDGNLKDWWTAEDAKNFEARSAVMTSFFDNIEVASGVHANGKFTLGENIADHGGLQVAFNAFKNATKNAPLQTIDGFTPEQRFFLSYAGVWANNIRPEAILSRTKSDPHSLGKWRVDGALPHIGAWYDAFNITVKDAMYLPVEKRVSIW from the coding sequence ATGAAATTAAAGAATTATTTGCCGTTGGTTGCATTTTGTGTAATGAGTACAGGCTGGAATAGTGAAATGAATGCGCAGTTAGCTCCAGGAGTTGACTTTAATAATCTCGATAAGAATGCTTTACCGGGAACTAGCTTTTATCAATACGCATGTGGCGGATGGATGGAAAAGAATCCGCTTACAGGAGAATATTCACGTTTCGGTTCTTTTGATAAGTTAGCCGAAAATAATCGTGAACAGTTAAAAGGGCTTATTGAGGGACTGGCTTCTACAAAGAATCAGCCGGGTACAGTTGCACAAAAAATTGGTGATCTTTATAATATTGCCATGGACAGTGCTAAACTGAACAAAGAAGGTGCTGCTCCTATAAAGCCTTATTTGAAGAAAATAGCTTCTATATCTATAAAAGGTAAATCTGCTATCTATCCATTAATTGCTGAAATGCGCAAGATGGGTCTCGATCCATTCTTTACTGTTTATGTAAGCGCTGATGATATGAACAGCTCAATGAATATGATTCATACTTACCAAAGCGGTATTAGTATGGGTGAACGTGAATATTATCTGGATAATGATGATAAGACAAAAGTTATCCGTGATAAATATAAATTGCATGTTGCTAAGATGTTCCGTTTGGCCGGATTCGATAAAGCTTCTGCAGATAAGGCTATGGCATCTGTCATGCTGATTGAAACCCGATTGGCAAAGGCTGCTCGTACTAAGGTTGAGCTGAGAGATCCTCATGCTAATTACAACAAAATATCAGTTGCTGAACTTAAAAAGCAATATCCTTCTTTTGGTTGGGATGTATTCCTTACTAATTTTGGCCTGAAAGGTCTTAAAGAAATCAATATTGGTCAGCCGGCATCGATAAAAGAAGCTGTGACTATTATTAATACTTTGCCATTGAAAGATCAGATTGCTTATTTGCAATGGAAACTGATTGATGCATCAGCTTCTTTCCTTAGCGATGATATTTATGCTACAAACTTTGATTTTTACAGCAAGACAATAAATGGCGTTAAGGAAATGAAACCTCGTTGGAAACGTGCCGTTGCTGTTGTTGATGGTTCTTTAGGAGAAGCTGTGGGACAAATGTATACCGAAAAATATTTCCCTGCTGCTGCTAAGGAAAGAATGGTAACCTTGGTTAAAAACCTTCAGGTATCATTAGGACAACGTATACAGAATTTAGCTTGGATGAGCGATGTAACTAAGGTTAAAGCTCAGGAAAAACTGGCAGCTTTCACTGTAAAGATTGGATATCCTGATAAATGGAGAGACTATTCTTCACTGCAGATTAAGAATGATTCATACTGGGAAAATGCACAACGTGCAAACCGCTTTGAACATGATTATATGATTAGTAAAGCTAATAAACCAGTAGATAAGAGTGAGTGGTATATGACTCCTCAGACTGTGAATGCTTACTATAATCCTACAACAAACGAAATTTGTTTCCCTGCCGGAATCCTACAATATCCTTTCTTCGATATGAATGCTGATGATGCCTTTAACTATGGAGCTATTGGCGTGGTTATCGGACATGAAATGACTCACGGATTTGATGATCAGGGAAGACAATATGATAAAGATGGAAACCTGAAAGACTGGTGGACTGCAGAAGATGCAAAGAACTTTGAAGCTCGTTCTGCTGTAATGACAAGCTTCTTCGATAATATTGAAGTTGCTTCTGGAGTACATGCAAATGGTAAGTTTACTCTTGGAGAGAATATCGCCGATCATGGTGGATTGCAGGTTGCTTTTAATGCATTTAAAAATGCAACAAAAAATGCTCCTCTTCAAACAATAGATGGTTTTACTCCGGAACAACGTTTCTTCTTGTCTTATGCAGGTGTATGGGCAAACAATATTCGTCCTGAAGCAATTCTAAGCCGTACCAAGTCAGATCCTCATTCATTGGGTAAATGGCGTGTTGATGGAGCGCTTCCTCACATTGGTGCATGGTATGATGCTTTCAATATTACAGTAAAAGATGCAATGTATCTTCCTGTTGAAAAGAGAGTGTCTATTTGGTAG
- a CDS encoding carboxypeptidase regulatory-like domain-containing protein: protein MRNLNLIITEILFLFLISSCTITDINEPVTISGKITDSSGTGISDVKILLETSSEKINTQTSSDGKYTLVIPNGGVAFATYSKEGYTSESKSMAFKGGENKVINLSMNTLKEDAYFRINISDVSVKNRKGSFSASIDTNVKYEFSCKEDWIKCEIISNNLYIEYDENKTLEERTATITLNADFGLNHTIKITQEAGPVLKLIDYIGKDNQTNFLTSVPFITFNREVKLVSISSSYQDIDLTAEYSADRKTIYFPNIKIPLFISTTIKYEVESTDSAEIKNSFNLNVYEGKQAAGSHNGQKLLFTKDGKYCWLYTAINYGTSTLIQYSTKDLSITGSITWKQNDYSEFFYNRYNNCLYILRNYRTDIYKIDIYDAITGQFIKEVDLSEYTNDNHIGKLGFAENGMGLTFMNNKLYSINSAQNDKFEVLSDNSMLYDPHQVNSLIPREVDICNNGKMFVLTKGFDMEDVYTVDAETKELKHYYNVNGQYAFTNDSYPGIVLGSNYYKNITYIDFKTGEKRNVKANNACYYATVIATGEHYPTILTSSLATISLESGIEKKYSMASSSTYIMNSSNDGEKIAVIYNNDLYLFKSEIFTKYSNKIK, encoded by the coding sequence ATGCGCAACCTTAATCTTATAATTACTGAGATACTTTTTCTATTTTTAATAAGTTCATGTACTATAACAGATATAAATGAACCTGTTACTATTTCCGGTAAAATAACAGATTCATCGGGGACAGGAATATCCGATGTAAAAATACTACTTGAAACATCCTCCGAAAAAATTAATACCCAAACATCTTCAGATGGAAAATATACTTTAGTAATACCAAACGGAGGTGTTGCATTCGCCACTTACTCAAAAGAAGGATATACCAGTGAAAGTAAATCAATGGCATTTAAAGGGGGAGAAAACAAAGTCATTAATTTGAGCATGAACACTCTTAAAGAAGATGCTTATTTTAGAATAAACATTAGCGATGTATCTGTAAAGAACAGAAAAGGAAGTTTTAGCGCATCAATAGACACAAATGTTAAATACGAGTTCTCATGCAAAGAAGATTGGATTAAATGTGAAATTATATCTAATAACCTTTATATTGAATATGATGAAAATAAAACGTTAGAGGAACGCACTGCCACAATTACGTTAAATGCAGATTTTGGATTAAATCATACCATAAAAATTACACAAGAAGCCGGTCCGGTTCTTAAACTAATTGATTATATAGGCAAAGACAACCAAACGAACTTTCTTACGTCTGTTCCATTTATTACATTTAATAGAGAGGTAAAACTTGTATCTATAAGTTCGTCATATCAGGATATAGATTTGACCGCTGAATATTCTGCAGATAGAAAAACAATTTATTTTCCTAATATTAAAATACCTCTATTCATTTCTACAACTATTAAGTATGAAGTAGAGTCTACTGATTCAGCTGAGATAAAAAATTCATTTAATCTCAATGTTTATGAAGGAAAGCAAGCAGCAGGAAGTCATAATGGACAAAAGCTCCTTTTTACCAAAGATGGGAAATATTGTTGGCTATATACTGCCATAAATTATGGCACGTCAACACTAATTCAATATTCAACAAAAGACCTTTCGATTACAGGAAGCATTACCTGGAAGCAAAACGATTATAGTGAATTCTTCTATAACCGATATAACAACTGCTTGTATATATTAAGAAACTATCGCACAGATATTTATAAAATTGATATATACGATGCTATAACAGGCCAGTTTATTAAAGAAGTGGATTTATCTGAATACACAAACGATAACCATATAGGCAAATTAGGATTTGCAGAAAATGGTATGGGACTAACATTTATGAACAACAAATTATATTCAATAAATTCAGCACAAAATGATAAATTCGAGGTTCTTTCAGACAACAGTATGCTTTATGACCCACATCAGGTAAATTCTTTAATACCCAGGGAAGTTGATATATGCAACAATGGAAAAATGTTTGTTCTTACCAAAGGTTTTGATATGGAAGACGTATATACTGTTGATGCTGAAACAAAAGAATTAAAACATTATTATAATGTTAACGGTCAATATGCCTTTACTAATGATTCATATCCTGGCATAGTTTTAGGATCAAACTATTATAAAAATATTACTTATATTGATTTCAAAACAGGAGAAAAACGAAATGTTAAAGCTAATAATGCATGCTACTACGCTACTGTAATAGCTACAGGAGAGCATTATCCTACAATATTAACATCTTCTTTAGCTACAATATCTCTTGAAAGCGGAATAGAAAAGAAATACAGCATGGCCTCTTCTTCAACCTATATAATGAATTCTTCTAATGATGGAGAGAAAATTGCAGTGATATACAATAACGATCTCTATCTTTTCAAATCGGAGATATTTACCAAATACAGCAACAAAATAAAATAA